A single region of the Panthera tigris isolate Pti1 chromosome B1, P.tigris_Pti1_mat1.1, whole genome shotgun sequence genome encodes:
- the IL2 gene encoding interleukin-2 — MYKIQLLSCIALTLILVTNSAPASSSTKETQQQLEQLLLDLRLLLNGVNNPENPKLSRMLTFKFYVPKKATELTHLQCLVEELKPLEEVLYLAQSKNFHLNHIKELMSNINVTVLKLKGSETRFTCKYDDETATIVEFLNKWITFCQSIFSTLT, encoded by the exons ATGTACAAAATTCAACTCTTGTCTTGCATTGCACTGACTCTTATACTCGTCACAAACAGTGCACCTGCTTCAAGCTCTACAAAGGAAACACAGCAACAGCTGGAGCAATTACTGCTGGATTTACGGTTGCTTTTGAATGGAGTTAAT AATCCTGAGAACCCCAAACTCTCCAGGATGCTCACGTTTAAATTTTACGTGCCCAAGAAG gCCACAGAATTGACACATCTTCAGTGTCTAGTAGAAGAACTCAAACCTCTGGAGGAAGTGCTATATTTAGCTCAAAGCAAAAACTTTCACTTGAATCACATCAAGGAATTAATGAGCAATATCAATGTAACAGTTCTGAAACTAAAG GGATCTGAAACAAGATTCACATGTAAATATGATGATGAGACAGCAACCATTGTAGAATTTCTGAACAAATGGATTACCTTTTGTCAAAGCATCTTCTCAACACTGACTTGA